The DNA segment ATTCTTTTTGTATCAATCTTTAAATGATACATATTATACTTTAACATGTGTCTTGTTCCGTTAAAACCTGCATGGAGAATCCTACTAGTAAAAAGGACCCTCTTTATTTGGTTTTACAGGACAGATGCCCACACAAAGCCCAGATGAACCGTAAGTGAAcacctactgtgtgtgtgtgtgtgtgtgtgtgtgtgtgtgtgtgtgtgtgttctggctgatttcactcagttaggaacctcccaaagcaaatttgacaattGAAATCTAGACAATGTTTAGTGTCAACATTTTTGCTaattgtatttatgtttttgtaatgGAGGGGCGAGATAAATCCTCCTGGGAGTTGACGCTAATCCCTGGTGACACTGAAGCAATCCGGATGATTGGGATGTCTGAGTGACGTGTGCGACAGCAGCAAAACCATACTAAACAGCATATTTAAAAAGGGACCGCGGCAAGATTACAGGTCAACAATGTAGGTGTCTCAGTGGAGAGATGTGGGCAGTTGATGAAAACAGCTGGTATCAAGATTGATGGCCCCCAAAACTAACAGCAACTAAATAATGAGTGAGAGACACATTTGAGGCCAATATATGAGTAATAAACATCAGCCCTAAGCATTTCAAAGTATAGTCCTCCTTACTGAACTAATGCTAGGACTTAGTTTGTCTAGTGTTACATTTCTTAGATTTTATAACAATTAATGGAAAGGATTTACATATTGCTTTTAAGTTTTTTAAATAGGTGACTTTAGACTGTGTGGTGACTGTGCAATGCATTGTTTCTGTACTGGGACACCAGAGGAGCTAATGACGGGGGTCAGTCTGAAAAGAGCCCTGGGGAGGTGTGGACCATGTGGCCAGAGTGCTGCAGTCATTTTCTACTTTACAATTCACCCAGTGTGTATTTCACCAGGGCCAACACGTCTACTTGAGATAATTGGTGGACTCAGTTCCTCAGCTGACTATTAAAAAACGTCTACTATTCAGGTTTGAGTGTTTCCTGTTTAAATGCTGTGCTTATATACAGTCCATGTACCTGATTGCAGAACGTGGCTGTTGGCTTGCCAAAGGTTGGTGTTGTTGttaaatgtaaagtaaaatgGTGACCTCTGTGTCTCTTCAGTGACCTCTGGTTGATTTGTCCTTGGTCCTCATGACTACTGGTCTAGACTTTTGACCTCTTCACATTCAATGTCGGGAGAGTTTTTGGTCTTGTGTTCAAAGACCGCTGATGTTAACTGTATTATGACTGGTGGACTGGGAGCCAACATTCGGCAGATGACAGCTGGACTGAGGGGCTGTCTGTCCACATGAATTCCCGGAGAATACAATTACTTATTAGAGCTATTTTTGTTGCAAATTCTGATCCTTGTCATTTTTAAGCAGTACTGAGGTACTCATGACAATTATAACTAGTACTAAAAACTGGATCACTCTGTCCTGGAATATACAAATACAAGTGGTATATCCTAAATTCAGGCTTATTATAATTCAGTTGTAAAAGAAAGTGctttcttgatttatttttgtcttcaggTCGCGAGAAAAGGGTTTCTGCCAGCCTTACCGAGGCATCGCCTGTGCTCGCTTCATTGGAAACCAAAGCATTTATGTTGAGTCGCTGCAGATGCAGGGGGAAAGTGAAAACAGAATCACAGGTAGGAAAATCTCCAGCCTCTTTGAGCTGACGTATTGCACTATTATCAGGAAATATGGGGGTATAATTCTAACAACCAAAGATATGTGACATTCCAAAGACACAGTTCAAACGTATCGGTTTCCTCCTTCCCAGCTGCCTTCACTATGATTGGAACCTCTACGCACCTATCAGATCAGTGCTCCAGGTTCGCCATCCCGTCCTTCTGCTACTATGTTTTCCCTCTGTGTGACGAGGGCACCCGAACCCCTCGGCGGCGCCAGCTCTGTCGAGATGAGTGCGAGGCCCTGGAGAATGACCTGTGCCACACCGAGTACAGCATTGCCCGATCCAATCCCATGATCCTCATGCAGCTAGAACTCCCCAGCTGCCACCTGCTCCCGCGGCCGGGCACAGCCGATGCTGCTTCCTGTATGAGGATAGGAGTGCCGGCAGAGAAACTGGGTCCATGTAGGTGGACGCTGCAGCATGCACGCACTACACATATTGATGTAAACGCACCTTCCCGTAAGGGAGCGGAGCTCGACAATTTACTAAAatatactgaaataaatgtcactTAGCAATTCAACAGAAATTCCTCACTGACATATCAGCTTGGTACAGAACAAATCCAATATTACATGGATGTGAATACTGTCAAATTTGGCACATCACTTATGTTGTAAGTAAATTAGGTTATTTTACATGTTCAAGACTtcataataaaaccaaaaaaataggctactcatatatatatatatatattttaagtgCAAAATATTCATCTCAAGCAGAGGTGGAGTCTTGATGGCCTAGCTAAGCACgttttgtcttgtttgtttaaaaCCTACGACAACAGTTTGTGATTTTAAGGTAAGTTCCGTGCGGGTGCTGTGACTGCGTAGCTTTCTGAAGTGCAGTCGCCGTGTTTGGGAGCATTGTATCAGTTCAGAGACCAAAATCTGTGATCAATGGTTGAATCTGTCACATCATGATAGAACAAGAAACTCTGCACTGAAGTAGTCAGAGGTGGATACAACAGCTTTGCCCTGCATTCAGtacttatgctaagctaggctaaccccATCCTGACGCCAATTCTGTAGTATACACACTGCCATCagtcttttcatttcagttacacaaacaaacagctttcCTAAAATATTATGTGGTATATAAGGGTTCTATCCAAAGCAATACTTTTTTCAATATTTAGGATCACAAAGTGAACATAAAAGAATTAACAGAACATGACAGTTCTAACAGTTTAACAACATTTTAACTGGACACATTTAATAGTTCACGTAAAATGTGTTACCATGTTACATACTATAGAACTGTCACTCTCTGAACCAGCTGAAAAACAACAGTTTAAAACCTAGGTCACTTCTCTCATGTTGTAAGAAGGAACGTCCACACTGAGTTATTGTCTCTCCCAAAGATTCGCCCACAGACCACAGCTGCTACAATGGAAGTGGGGCGGACTACAGGGGCACAGTCAGCATCACTATGTCCGGTCAGCACTGCCAGCCATGGACCTCTCAGTACCCTCACAGTCACTACCTGTCCCAGGACTACCCCGAGCTCTGGGGAAGTCATAACTTCTGTCGTAACCCAGGGGGCCAGATGCAGGCGCCATGGTGCTTCACGCTGGACCCTCAGGTCAGGGTGGACCTGTGTGACATCCAGCCCTGCAGTAAGTACCATAGTGCAATAATTATACCCTTCACAGATCATCATTTTCAGGTTAGGTGACATAAATAGTGTTTTGAGAATGCTTTTTGTGGCTAGTGTTAGACAACTCTGCCCATTTTACTTGGGCTATCGTTTTTGGCATTAACCCCCTCCACTGGATTATGTCCGTGTGACATTCTTTTAGTCTCATGTGCAgacatttgtttgtctttgtttcagaTTTAGTTAAGATCTTTCACAATAGTTGATAGTAGTTAGATTTGCTTTTGAGGGGACCGGTCACATCATTTGTTCCATTAAGACACACACGCCAGCTTTAACTAATTAGATGTTGCTTTTGGATTATCCATGTTGATGTTGTGGATTAATTTATTCATAGTTTTGTAATTattctcacaactgactgacttTACCTATCTGACTCGATGTGGACCCACACATTCTCACAGACCAGTGACTTTCAGCAACACACACTTGATCACACTGGAGATCTGGATTCTTCCATTCACAGAGACTTACTGGAGCAACAACACTCAAATAAACCAAGCACTTTCCGGAAAGACACCAACGAGGCGATGATATAACAAATTAGTTTATACATTTCATTATGGATTTGTTGTGTCTCGCGATTATTGAGTCattcaatgagttgcggagatgcacggagcaaaaataaaaaagggccgAGCCGACATAGAGGAAAAagcagccggcagttgttgtgagtcacaagACGTCTGCTCGAGTTAAGTCGTCCACGATGTGCGAGCATTTCACactaaaaaaattaaaaaagtgtcaatggcaaaatatgcaaagtcaatgTCACATGGGACgggagcaccacgttgtcccgttttgacgtgaggaatGTAAGGAACCTCCAGCAGGcaacaagctagcgttagctcgctaataacagcagcaaaGCAGTTTTCAAGACgatacgtttttatttactcgcctttgGACCATTTACTTTTCAACCTgtcatgtatatattttgtgctttgtcccatatcggttattgttgacaaatatatttgtatgtgttgtactttttaatgggcggcacggtggcgtggtggttagcactggaTGGTGGCGGATGATTGGTCGAGACAAATCAATATAAAAGAAGCAGAACCGACCGCGCCGTCCAGCCCCCTGCAGGCCGgatttggcccgcgggccgcgagtttgacatatgtgtCCTAAACCAGTGTCACGATGACTGTCCTTATATCTTTGCAACCGTATCACCTCACAACATCTGTCTATGGGCCTCCTGTTAgcttctcccttctctctgttGAATTGTACAGGgacatattaatatatatatcccTACTTACCCAATTTCTCTAACACTGTttataacatgaatatatgttgGACAACAAGAAACATTTTCCCTCAACAATGTTATTGTCAGTTGACTGATTTGCCTGTTCAGTTTAAGGATGATAAATGGTCAATGGGCTGTACTTGGATAGAGCTTTTCTTGTCTTTCGACTACTCAAAGTgggggtcgacgtggcgcaggggtagagagggtgcgccgggaaccgcaaggttggtggttgagCATGGGCTGCTCAATGTCCCATGTCGGAGTGTCTCTGAGTCgaacacctaacccctaattgctccctgggctaaAATGCAAaaggccatgggttaaaaatgtaatgtaagtcgctttggataaaagcgtcagctaaatgacctgtaatgtaatgtcatcattcacccattcaaacactgatgacatcatcaacggATCAAACCaccaatcctctgattggaggacggccgtgcgctccactcacccacagcAGCCGTCAAGTGTTGGACATGTTGTAGCCTTTGTTCATTCTTTCAATGGAACAAGAAAATTGACCAGTATGATCGTACCATGGGTTGTGTGTTCAAAGAAAACTGCATTACAAAATCAGAGGACTTAACTTGCTACCTCATTTGTCTTACTAACTGCAGAGCTCCCAGAGAACCCCAGGAATGAGATTCTGTTTATCCTGATCCCTGCCATTGCCATCCCTTTGGTCATCGCGTGCCTCTTCTTTCTGGTCTGCATGTGTCGAAATAAGCAAAAGGAATCAACTGACACTCCACGGTGCCAGCTAAGCAGTTCCCCATGCCAGGACATGGAACTGTCTCTCCTGAATCAGCAAAAACACCAGGTAATGCACACACAGAGTAAAGAGGCTCATTGACATGGGCACTTCATTTAAATTCTTCCTGGTCGTGTTCAGAACAACATTAGCAGTGTATTAGAAAACACACCTCCATTGAGGATTAGGCATAAATACAATGAGGAACTTGCACCATCACGTGTTCAAAATCATGAAGGATTTTAAGCTTGATACTTGAAACTTGCAGCTCCTCTTAAACATTGGGCTGAAATAGTATTTGCCAAAGGTGTTCTATAGTATTATCCCAGTCTTATTATCCACTGTGTATTGTTTTGCTATCTCATAAATCCTAAAAAACGTATATCTAAGGCAGTGCTGGTTTTGCTCTGCTGACTCAGTTATGAAAAAGAGAGTGACCACCGTTCAACGGAATTATTAACCGTTGCATTCCAGTGGTAAAGGCTTCCATTACGTTTTATTGTTGGCCATGCACTCTGATGATatgtaattgtatttattgcttTGTGGCTGCAGGCCAAGCTGCGGGAGATCAACATGTCAGCAGTGCGGTTTATGGAGGAGCTTGGCGAGGATCGGTTTGGCAAGGTTTACAAGGGCCACATGTATGGAACCGCACCTGGTGAGCAGACACAGGTAGTGGCCATCAAAACATTAAAGGACAAGGTTGATGCCTCTCTCTGTGAGGAATTTCGCCATGAAGCCATGCTCCGCGTTAATTTACAACACCAACATATAGTTTGTTTGCTGGGTCTGGTCAGCAAAGAGCAGCCAATGAGCATGATATTCACCTATTCCAGCCTTGGTGACCTCCATGAGTATCTGGTGATGCGCTCCCCCAACTCAGATGTTGGCAGCTCAGATGATGACAAAACAGTCAAATCCACACTGGAGCAGGCCGATTTTCTTCATGTTATCACCCAGATTGCAGCCGGAATGGAGTACCTCTCCAGCCAGCAAGTAGTTCATAAAGACCTTGCTGCCCGAAACATTCTGGTCTATGACAAGCTCAGCATCAAGATCTTGGATCTGGGCCTGTTCAGAGACGTCTACTCTGCTGATTACTACAATCTCACAGGCACAAGCCCTTTGCCCATTCGGTGGATGTCCCCAGAAGCGGTTATGTATGGAAAATTCTCCACTGACTCCGACATCTGGTCTTATAGTGTCTTGCTATGGGAGACTTTCAGTTACGGTCTGCAGCCATACTGTGGCTACTCCAACCAGGATGTGATTGAAATGTTGCGCAGCCATCAGCTACTGTCTTGTCCAGATGACTGCCCGGCCTGGATTTACACCCTTATGCTAGAGTGTTGGAGTGAATTCCAAGCAAGAAGGCCTCGCTTCAAGGACATCCACACACGCCTGCGCTCTTGGGAAAGCCTCTCCAGGTATACCAGCCCCGCTCAGACTTCTGGCACCAGCAACACTACCCAGACCAGCTCCCTGAGCACGAGCCCTGTAAGTAACATCAGCATTAGCACGGCAAATGCATCTCGTTACACCAGCCCTAAAAAGAGTTTGCCCTTCCATCAGCCCCAGTTCATTCCCATGAAGGGCCAAATGCATCGGCAGATGGTTCCCCAGCAGCTCTACATTCCTGTCAACGGATAtcaccccatgcaagcttaccCATACCTGCAGAACTGTTACCCCATGCAAATACCCATGCAAATTCCCCAGATGCACCATCCACCACAAATGGTTGCCAAAAGTAGTTCTCACCATAGTGGCAGTGGATCCACATCTACAGGCTATGTCACCACTGCCCCGTCCAACACTGTCAACTCTGTCACCGAGCGAGCAGCTTTGCTCAATGACTCCAAGACCAATGATGAGGACTTTGCTGACAGGCCGTCCAAGGATGGGCAAGACCAAAACATGGACATGTTGGTGCCTGAAACAGAATTGCTAGGGGACAATGACCCTCTGCAAACTGATGAACTGGTGATACACTTGTCAGACACATAAGTGTGGTTCTGCTGGAAGAAGAGCTGAATTATTTCTGTGAGCTGTGCTTGCCAAAATGTAATAAGCAGCATAAAGTGAATAGAGAAGTGTTGTGGAACAGTGACTGAATGTTTTCTTGGAGTTTTATTTAGATAGTGCTGACACAGGTTTGAATGTCACGTGTGTTGCACGTCAATAATGTTAATGATTAAGCAAAATTAATCATGCAATCATTTTGTAATGTTGCCATTTATAGAGAGATTTATGTTCTTGCCGTTGCTGTGGAACAAAAAAATACTATAGGGGTTGCCTTGATGGTATTCCTTTTAAATGTCAGCAATGCAAACAACACCCACCTTCCAAACCTCAGAAACCACACCCCTCTATAAAGACATCACTACCTTGATGTCAATCACCCTCTTCTTTCCCAGTAGCAGTGCCAGTTGTGTTAAGTGAAAGACACAACCATAGCAGAAGGGTTTCTACCGGAACCCATGACTGAACCAGGATGTATGTTGTGGCATTGTgcttgttcttctgacagcttaatcacattttttatttttttaggttaTTATCTTTTAAGTTGTGAAAGCCACAATCACCGATTGACAAAATGTTTGATGAATAGATACGCTGTAGGGGTTTGTTAATAATCATACTCACTGACAAAAAGAAAGACTGAGAATCAAGAATCTCTTCTTTTCGGGACATTGAAGTGTAAACACAACTTAAACCCAACAAGGTATATATTTGTAACATGAACATTGACAACCAAATTGTGCAGATTTGTAATTATGTACTTTgttttgaactttttatttctttttagttttttatacGAAGATTCGTAAGCCTGTTATTTGTACAATTCCCTTTTCACCACATGTTTGCTTTGTTTAGGTACATTTTTGCTTACCATATAATGTTTACATTCATCTATGGAGCATGCAATAAAGTAATATTAACAAAATGGTGTATTCCTCCTAAGAAGAGAGTCAGGTAATTTCACTTGATCATTACTATAGTATATGAAACATTGCACAGTGAAGATAAACTAGACCAAAAAATATACTGCAGTGAAGAAATACTATTTCCGATACTACTAAAATAACTCATATATCACATTCTGTACCTTTTTTACATCCCTATCCTTGAATGTGGTTCTTGGCTAGAACCTTGAATTCTGACTATTGAATTCTGATCACATGGTGCAGCAATTGCAACCCTATGTTCTGTTTAAAGATGGACTTTTTTACATCCTTACTACTATGTTTGAGTTTTAAAACAGCATTTCGAACCAATACCACAAGAATTTTAGTGAAATCATTTCTGCCAATATTAGCACGCCTTAAACACATATCACATGACTATTGATGTACACTGGGCAAGCATGTGCCGATGTTACCCGAACTGAAGGGGTTGATAACGCAACTGAACGTGGAAATTGACGCAAGGAACTAAAACAATACCTTTCCTTCGTTACATGTTGGCAGTAGTAGCATTATACAAAGGTAGAAATTAGCAGCACAACAGCTGCTGGCCTAGCGAACAAGGTTGAAGACACTGTTATCCATACTGAAATTAAGCACTGTTTCCCACGGCCGATGTTGTTTGCTGTCATTCAGAAAAAGATCACATGATAGGGGTGAGCAATCAAAATGGAACACTGAGAGGGATGCCTTCTCCAAAAATATCCAATTCTCTTAGAAACCCAACCTGCGTTCTCAAAATGAAATGGGAAGCAAGTGAGCGACAAATGAGCACTGCGTCAGCAAGTATGCTAAAGTGCAATGCATTGATACAGACAAAACTAATTCTGGGAATTAATCCaggatttcatatttattttaaatgcacaaGACTACTTGTACAGCTTAGCAAAATTGGACAGATTTTTTTTAGGCATATGTcagactgaaaaacaaacaacaatcaGGGATTCCAATACAATAGATATCGTCTTTAGGGCCatggagtatttgtgctttctcgcctcacaggtttccatggatcgtGGTTCTATGTGGACCCTGTTCgtgcctcctgctgctgctatcatccttattattttaaatattaatcattaattaatcaattaatattactgtcatcataaaccaacattatcctttcctaaagtctgctttccctccccacaggcttctgtggatggtggttctatctgatggtggtgttCCCTGCAGTGGTCTTGCCATACACCTGGCTTGAATCATCTCTCTTATGAGAATTGAATtcattgtacatcttttacattgttcattctgtacacatgacatccattgtagtctgtccatcccaggagagggatcctcctctgacattgttaggaatcaggaaagatttattgccataatatgtcagacatacaaggaatttgacatggcgctTGGTGCATAACAGCTGAGAGTACAACAATAGACGataagacaacagtgcaagaggaataaaatgaaatataatgctatgggttagtaacataatgctatgggttagtttgaaaataaaggaataaaagctagttaaaaatatttaaaaattaaaaaataaagtgtaccAGCAAACAAAGTGGGGCAccaggctctgttgatgagcccgactcctgaggggaagaaactgttggtgtggcgggaggtcttagtcctgatggacctcagcctcctgccagatggaaagggcacaaacagtttttagttaaaaaataaagtgcaccagcgaacagaaagtgacaagtgaaagtgacgtgtgagTGACTTCCCTTTTCCCCATGGATGTTGTGGGTCAGCTGCCGTTTCTCCCCCTTCCTTTTCCCCTGTGTATCTGTCCGTGATGTTTGTCCCCACCTACAAGAGGCGTGGCCCTCCATCCTGCTCCATTTttacacagctgatccacattccaCGGTTCACCCCTGCAGTACTTAGACCTGGGCTCCAGCGCCAGATCGGATATACATTATAGGTACACTATGTTGTATGTATTATACTTTATATTTGATACATGTACTACAGGAAATATAATGGCCTCAGAACATTTTTTAGTACCTTTGGAACTACAAACTCAAACAACAAATTAATTAGCTATCTGGCTTTATGTTTCCCTCGTTCATACATTCTGCGCTGTTCCTgccaaataaatagaaataaagttTAAAAGATTCATTAGGCTGTAGTGTAGAATCAGGGCGGGTTGTGTCTGTTGCTCCTTCACCTGAAGGCAAATACATACAATTGATGTTCATCTTTTAATACAGATACATTATGGCGATACAATGAGTGATTTTTTCTCTTGTTCATATGTTAAGATTTAGCACTGATCTTGTGAGTCATAATACGACGAGCAGTAAATATATCTACCCCTAAATCATCATCTACAGCAACACCTGTagcattttcttttaacaagaTCAGTGGTTTAATTTATGTATTTACATAATCTTTTACATCTATTACAGATGATTACAGCTTTAAAAATATGCATTTATAGACTGCTACTTGTTCTACTAAAACTATTACTACCACCAATAACTATAATAAGTAAACAAACGTACAAGGTCCAGAGAGAGGTCAACATGGGGGATTAGCTGAGCTTTCTTCAGTAGGTGAGGGTCTCTGCAAAAATGTCTGGAGTGCATCTGGACATGTTCAAATATAAAATAGTACTAGCATTCCATAATACCactcatcacattacattacatgtcatttagctgacgcttttatccaaagcgacttacttataagtgcattcaaccatagggtacaaactcagaagaacaagaaacaagaaagtgcaacttcctcaaataagccaatttataatttgctatagatgagtggcgttatttttacaatttaagtgctacaatttattagtctttagtcgaggtagagtctgaagaggtgtgtctttagtttgcggcggaagatgtgaaggctctctgcggtcctggtgtcttcagagagctcgttccaccatttcggagcaaagacagcaaagagtcgtgatctagtcgagtgtttttctctcagtgagggagggacgagttttgcagatgcagagcggagagtgcgggtcgggatgtcgggtttcaccatgtcctggatgtaagctggacctgagtgagcaccaatgttttgaactggatgcgggcagccaccggtagccagtgaagagagcggaggagtggagtagtgtgggagaatatcggaaggttaaagaccagtcgagctgctgcattctggatgagctgcagaggtcgaatggcggtagcagggagacctgccaggagcgagttgcagtattccaggcgtgagatgacaagagcctgaatcagtacctaggcagccttctgagtgagaagaggacaaattctcctgatgttgtagagagtgtatctacaggatcgtgttgtcgcagtaatgttgggagtcagggagagttggctgtcgattgtgacgcagaggttcctagcagttaaagtgggcgttaacatggagttgccaaagttgacagtcaagtcctgggtcggagagtcttttcctaaaaagagaagtagttcagtcttgtcggggttgattgaATTGATTATGGTTACTTGGGTTATATTTGTTTGACCTTCCATTcgtgtttgtatttcaaggttttttcACCTGggcaattttaaaaataaaaagcaagaaagcaaagaagtccgaatcttggtcattgagtggaatccagtctacacttagcaagttgccctttcaagtggggagctgcagtttgaacctcacaaaagtgagacacttgacatccactgagagatgtcagtcagacaggcagagatccgtgccgccacctgggtgtccgagggagagcaggagagaattagttgtgtgtcatcagcatagctgtggtaggagaagccatgcgagcgaatgacagcgccgagagagttggtgtagagcgagaagagaaggggacccaggacggaaccctgaggaactcctgtagtaagaggacaaggttccgacacagatcctcgccaggttaccggtaggtgcggccgtcgaggtaggacgagagaagggagagagcagagcctgagacacaaagttcctgaagggaggaaataaggatctggtggttgcagcagagaggtccagaaggatgaggacggagagagaggcggctctagcagtgtggagttgctctgagacagcaaggagagcagtctctgtggaatgacctgccttgaagcctgactggtgggggtcaaggaggttgttatggtggagataggaggagagttagGTTAAAGATCGCACATTCAAGAGTtatggacaaaaagggaagaagagagaccggtctgtagttgttttcttcagaagggttgagggtaggtttcttcaggagagggttaactcttgcctccttcagagaattgggaaaacagccagataacagagcattgttgatgagacaggtgaggaaaggaagaaggtcaggtgcgatagattgtagaagatgcgATGGAATGgtgtcaagagggcaggtggtcggcagtaggttactagggtaagaatttggttaggagtcaggggggtgaaagaggaaagtgagggcgatagaggtgaagccagtgggatgcaagaagtaggaggcgggtttgagaaagaggagcttccatccatccatccattttcaaccgcttatccggggtcgggtcgcgggggcaacagctccagaaGGGGATCCcaaacttctctttcccgggccacatctaccagctctgactggaggatcccaaggcgttcccaggccagtgcagagatataatctctccacctagtcctgggtcttccccggggcctcttcccagctggccgtgcctggaacacctccctagggaggcgcccagggggcatcctcaccagatgcccaaaccacctcaactggctcctttcgacgcaaaggagcagcgtctCTACTCCAAGCTCCTTGCAAATgcctgagcttctcaccctatccctaagggagacgccagccactctcctgaggaaacccatttcgtccgcttgtaccc comes from the Gasterosteus aculeatus chromosome 14, fGasAcu3.hap1.1, whole genome shotgun sequence genome and includes:
- the ror2 gene encoding tyrosine-protein kinase transmembrane receptor ROR2 isoform X3, with amino-acid sequence MNSFPRSLIWMLLWFPNGRCETNQGLSLDADGVAESQSGAAPTAEGYFLEFQGPVNNITHFQGQTATLHCKVTGNPRPSIRWLKNDAPVVQEQGRITIRKTEAGSKLRIQDLDTTDTGYYQCVASNSLKVISATGVLYVKLGQMPTQSPDEPSREKGFCQPYRGIACARFIGNQSIYVESLQMQGESENRITAAFTMIGTSTHLSDQCSRFAIPSFCYYVFPLCDEGTRTPRRRQLCRDECEALENDLCHTEYSIARSNPMILMQLELPSCHLLPRPGTADAASCMRIGVPAEKLGPYSPTDHSCYNGSGADYRGTVSITMSGQHCQPWTSQYPHSHYLSQDYPELWGSHNFCRNPGGQMQAPWCFTLDPQVRVDLCDIQPCKLPENPRNEILFILIPAIAIPLVIACLFFLVCMCRNKQKESTDTPRCQLSSSPCQDMELSLLNQQKHQAKLREINMSAVRFMEELGEDRFGKVYKGHMYGTAPGEQTQVVAIKTLKDKVDASLCEEFRHEAMLRVNLQHQHIVCLLGLVSKEQPMSMIFTYSSLGDLHEYLVMRSPNSDVGSSDDDKTVKSTLEQADFLHVITQIAAGMEYLSSQQVVHKDLAARNILVYDKLSIKILDLGLFRDVYSADYYNLTGTSPLPIRWMSPEAVMYGKFSTDSDIWSYSVLLWETFSYGLQPYCGYSNQDVIEMLRSHQLLSCPDDCPAWIYTLMLECWSEFQARRPRFKDIHTRLRSWESLSRYTSPAQTSGTSNTTQTSSLSTSPPQFIPMKGQMHRQMVPQQLYIPVNGYHPMQAYPYLQNCYPMQIPMQIPQMHHPPQMVAKSSSHHSGSGSTSTGYVTTAPSNTVNSVTERAALLNDSKTNDEDFADRPSKDGQDQNMDMLVPETELLGDNDPLQTDELVIHLSDT
- the ror2 gene encoding tyrosine-protein kinase transmembrane receptor ROR2 isoform X1, which translates into the protein MNSFPRSLIWMLLWFPNGRCETNQGLSLDADGVAESQSGAAPTAEGYFLEFQGPVNNITHFQGQTATLHCKVTGNPRPSIRWLKNDAPVVQEQGRITIRKTEAGSKLRIQDLDTTDTGYYQCVASNSLKVISATGVLYVKLGQMPTQSPDEPSREKGFCQPYRGIACARFIGNQSIYVESLQMQGESENRITAAFTMIGTSTHLSDQCSRFAIPSFCYYVFPLCDEGTRTPRRRQLCRDECEALENDLCHTEYSIARSNPMILMQLELPSCHLLPRPGTADAASCMRIGVPAEKLGPYSPTDHSCYNGSGADYRGTVSITMSGQHCQPWTSQYPHSHYLSQDYPELWGSHNFCRNPGGQMQAPWCFTLDPQVRVDLCDIQPCKLPENPRNEILFILIPAIAIPLVIACLFFLVCMCRNKQKESTDTPRCQLSSSPCQDMELSLLNQQKHQAKLREINMSAVRFMEELGEDRFGKVYKGHMYGTAPGEQTQVVAIKTLKDKVDASLCEEFRHEAMLRVNLQHQHIVCLLGLVSKEQPMSMIFTYSSLGDLHEYLVMRSPNSDVGSSDDDKTVKSTLEQADFLHVITQIAAGMEYLSSQQVVHKDLAARNILVYDKLSIKILDLGLFRDVYSADYYNLTGTSPLPIRWMSPEAVMYGKFSTDSDIWSYSVLLWETFSYGLQPYCGYSNQDVIEMLRSHQLLSCPDDCPAWIYTLMLECWSEFQARRPRFKDIHTRLRSWESLSRYTSPAQTSGTSNTTQTSSLSTSPVSNISISTANASRYTSPKKSLPFHQPQFIPMKGQMHRQMVPQQLYIPVNGYHPMQAYPYLQNCYPMQIPMQIPQMHHPPQMVAKSSSHHSGSGSTSTGYVTTAPSNTVNSVTERAALLNDSKTNDEDFADRPSKDGQDQNMDMLVPETELLGDNDPLQTDELVIHLSDT